CGATTTAAACCGCGCCAGTATCGTCGGATTTATTAGCTTTGAAGTCTTTGATAGATCGATTCTTTATTTGGCTGTGTAGGACAGTTCTGAGATTTTTCTGTATTGTAACGCTGCAAATGAAATTGGCAGGTTTCAACTGTCTCTGATTGATGGAGAATTAAGTCTCTACAGGCGTTGTTCGTGTTTACTTTCACAACACTGCTGCTGTACCTTTAGTGTATTTCTGTTCGAGCCCGATTGTTGCTCATAACCGAATGATCGGATAGCTCAGTTAATTATAAAGGAAAGGAGCTCGTCCAGAATGACTCTGGCAGTGTTTTTTGGCTGTGCTTTCATAGCGTTTGGTCCAGCTTTCGCCCTGTTTGTTTTTACTATCGCCAAAGATCCATTAAGAGTCATCATTCTGATCGCAGGGTAAGTCATGTGATCACATTTCACTCACAACATCTACAGTCAAATACATAATGCATTTAACATAAGCGTcttttatacacacacagagaatATAGCACCAACCCTGGCAGCTCCACaagacttttttgtttgttttgtaagAGACAGGCTCAGTTttggataacatggataacacattattttattggataacacattatttttcattatataatgtttaacAAATCAGCAGTTtatgaacatttaaatattagaaTAAGTCTGATTTCCATGATTTAATGAAGTCTAAAGTCACATCTGAATGTTTATGTGGAGCCCATGGGAGGAGGCAGAAGTGGAGAATACAGGCAGATGGTACATGTGTTTGTTTCAGGGCGTTTTTTTGGCTGCTGTCTCTGTTGCTGTCCTCTCTGGTGTGGTTCATCGCTGTGAAGGCTAGCAACGGGTCACAGGATCCCACCCTGCCGAGGGCCCTGCTGATTTTTGGAGTTTTCTTTTCGGTCTTGCTCCAGGAAGTGTTTCGTTTTGCCTACTACAGACTGCTCCGGTAAGACTCATAAATGATAAGAAATCCTCAGTGCCAAACATGACAACTCCACACCTCAAACATACAAGATAGTTTCTATTAGAAAGGCTCAGATTCCAGAACTTTTTAAGGCTAAGGATTATAACTAACAGATATCCACATTTACTTTCCCACTTGATTAATCAAAGTACATTTAGAaaactgttttgttttacaagttttctgagatgttatgtttaaatacaCAAATGAGGCAGCCTCTAATTAAATATATACTCATTTGTGTTCATATTTGTATTTCTAGAACAGAAATGTGAACATTGGATAAAGTCAGGTTCAAAATTCTTGCTtcattttgttgacatattGATACAATGCTTTCAATAGCcagaaaaaacatacattttcgatacatacattttttaggaataaaatgtataaagtatacaatcaggcaaattatataGCTGCTGAAGTGGAGTTTTGACTAACTGCAGGAGAAAAAAATCATGAGGAAAAGGGCCTTTAAAGTTAAATAGAtaaaggcccggtttcacagacagggttgaGCCTAAGCCAGCATTAAACCTTAGTTCAATTACGACATTTAAGTGGCTTTTATAAacgttcactagaaaaaaacattactggtgtgcatattgagacaaaacaatgccggcactgacatattttatgaTATATCAGTATatgttgctttcagttaaaacagctcaaacatgcattttagtctaggactagcttaagccttgtctgtgaaaccggagGAAAGTGTAATATGAACACTTAAAtgtctatttttaatgttttctttccactagtcATGTTATGGAAGCAAAATAGCCTCAAAATTGAGCAGTACATTGAAAAACTGCCTGCATTGTCTTACAAAAGTATAAATTACAGAATAGATGTCATGATTTTGGAATTTGTTCTGATAtaaggaataataataatagcttcTTCCAGTTGATGCTGTTGAGCAGGGctgcccaatcctgttcctagAGATCTTCCTTCCCACAAAGTTCAGCTCCATCCCTGATCAAACACATCTGAAGCAGCTAATTAAGATGTTCAGGAGCACTTGgtattcaggtgtgtttgatcaggtaggtagatctccaggtCCAGGATCGGACACTCCTGCTCTAGAAGGCCCCTGTGTTACTTGTCcgttgttgtgtttttctttgGTGGTGATTGCAAACTCAAATGGATTCCCTGCTGTCAGCTGTTGTAAGGGAACCTGTTTCCTTGAAACggtgatacatttttaactcTCGCATTGATTCATCAGGAAGGCCAACGAGGGTCTGGCAGCCATCAGTGATGACGACGGTTTGGCCATTTCAGTCCGGCAGATGGCTTATGGTAAACTGTGTTCCTGTCACACTATGTGCTGCTCAGCATGATGTTGTTTTTGATGTTGCCTGTTTAAGATCACTAGATGGCACCTTTGGCAGGTTTTATCAGgttgtttgtctgttttgtgTGCAGTGGCTGGACTGGGCTTTGGCATCATGAGTGGTGCGTTCTCCATGATCAACATCCTGTCTGACTCTCTGGGTCCCGGGACGGTCGGCATCTATGGAGACTCACAGTATTACTTCATTACAGCAGGTGAGCTCCTGCAAAGCCTTGTGGGCCATCCAGATATGCAGAGTAATTAACAGCTTCAACATTTAGGTGTGGCGTTTTTATGTCAGCAATAACAAACACTTGACGGATTATACAAAACCAATCCTGCTGTTGGGAAAAGCTGTATATTCTATTCTAAAAATCGCTGGGAGTAAGTGATTTACCCTTGATGCCACATGGGTCACTCACAGAAAATATCtgaaacattttgttttgtcctGTGATATTTCTAGTCCTCTGAATGTATTCTGACAGCCTTGAAATGGGTTTAAACAAAGTCAGTCCAGAatcagttttattaaaaatgaatctTAAACATCTTATATAGGTTTTTAGTTGTTAATCTATTTATTGTAATCGATTTGTATTGATTTGGCAATGAAATACAGAAGCACAGCTTCATTTTTTGTGACACAGAGTAAAGGTCATGTTGCTAGGTACTACTTTTACAAGAAACACATGTATATTACATTATCAAgagcacacacatatattaatatattttcttgATCGTTTcagttaattataattaaaatgtcatgtttattGAAACGGAGCATTTTAATGAAACCATGAAACCATCTCAAATGTCAAATAACAGAAAAACCTCAGATTGATATTTGTAACTGGTTTAAAATTCCttccttaaaaataaaataaaattttaattaatttctgcTATGTGCCAAGGcagcatttctcattttcatgtaCTTTAATTTGATCTATTGAAATAACTGCTATTATTTGGGGTGTATTGGGAAATTGAGTCAAAAGCTTGTGAAGTGCTGCTTTAAGGTTTGTGTGTTTGATGTGTAGCACTGATGACTCTGGCGCTGACGCTGCTGCACACATTTTGGGGTGTGGTGTTCTTCGAGGGCTGTGAGAAGAGCCGCTGGTGGGTCATCGCTGCTGTCGTCTGTCTCCACTTGTTAGTCGCTGGCCTGGTGAGCTTTACATGGACACAAACATTTCGTCCTGAACATGTTAACCTGTCTGTGATGTGAGGTCATAGCCTTTCAATGCCAGGTCaccatgattttgccaagtaatacatattttgttgatcctggaacaacattcctgtctgtaAATTTAGTCTTAAgtctattcctacccctaaacctaatcctacctaTAACTtctccctaaaatcagaggggaaagataggtgaataacattcATGTAGAAGCACCTtaccctggttgcaagcctaaacttgacataaacgttaaacttgtccctcaaatctgattggttgattggaatgttgttggtacttggtgaaatcacgttcacctTCAATGCCAAGTCACAAGTTCAAGTTCCATATTCTTTTACTAATAGTTTCTATATAATGCAGGTTAATTTTTATAAGTCCACTCAGTTTAGTTGATCCAGACACTTGATTTCATGTATTCAGTTTTCTTGTGCATTATGTCATACTTGTAGTTAAGAAAGTATtagattttattaaaatcatatgGTTTATCTTTATTCACTTTAATAAATGCTCACACTGAACCAAAAGTGCAACAGCATTCACTAGAGACCACTTTTGTGGTCTGTTGCGACATTCTGAGAAATATTTCTACAGACATTGATTTGCTTTCTTCACATCTCTTATTGGAAATCAAGTCTcatttaaaaattgtttaaatctaaGCCCAGTCACTTTATTTGCAATTGAACTGCAACTCAACTAAGGCACTAGATGGCCACTCGTTCACACTATTTAAATGCTGGCAAGAGATAAGAGAATCTCCAATCTCTTCATCACTGCACATATGCTACTGGTCAAAGTTTtgggtcagtttttttttttttttttttttttttttttttaaagaatgtttcagcaagtatgcattaattgatcaaaagtcaatgtaatttttacattgttacaagaaaaatctgttaaataaatgctgttcttttgaactttcagtTTATCAGAGAATCCTAAAactgtatcacagtttccacaaaactatGAAGCAGCCCAACTGTTTTCTACATTGATAATCATGTTccctgagcagcaaatcatcatattagaatgatttctgaaggatcatgtgacactgaagactggagtaatgatgctgaaaattcagatttgatcacaggaataaattacattttaacatgattcaCGTAGAAAAacgctattttaaattgtaataatatttcacaatgatattacatttttcagtctttttgtttaaaaaaaaaaagacttggtgagcataagagacatctttcaaaaacattaaacagttACTCCAAGCATAAGCTTGGCATATAAATTGTCATTGGAGAGGCTCAGCTTTATGCTTGATGTGCCGTATACAGCTGAGCAACTGTAGCTTGTGAAGCTATAAAGTTACGGCAGACATTTGATAGCGTTACCATGAACTAGCATGGAGTGCATGTTTCAGAAAGGCTTGCTCAGATGATTGAATAGCAGCACAGATGTCTAATGTTTCATCTGGAAGCGGCAGCAGAGGTTCACATTACCTGAAACCGTCATGATGTCACAGGACCGGGACTGTGCTTTGTGTTCATACGCACAGCTTGGATTATCCTTGTGCCTCGCTAAATAAACTTTCCCCAGAAAGTGTTATTACTCAGagattgctttattttattgcttGGCAAACTTTGGCCCCATTTATGACTTTGATATTAACATGCGTCTCCAATGATAAATGTCaaatcaagtcacctttatttttatagctctctattacaatacagattgtttcaaagcagctttacagtgattaACAGGAAAGTGATTGATTAATGCAAACAGAGTTTAATTCcactgtaaagcagctctaaaaagacaatagtgttaTTATTCAGCTGAAGTCcattcagtgttgattcagttctgttcaataactgtgtaaagagatcattaaatatgaaatgagttcaattcagctgcagctctggagaaaacagtgaaatcatcatccagctcagttcagttcatccAATTGTGTCAGTGGCAAGAACCCAAACTCTATCTGTGACAGAAATGGAGTAGTGTCTTCTACTAGACTCCAACGTTCTCTCTTCCTTTGTTTCAGTCGCTGTTGAACCCGCTGTATGAAGGCagtctgcctcctgtgtacgTCATTACGCTGCTGATGGCCGTCTGGGCCTTCTTCTCATCTGGAGGATCACTAAACAACCTTAATGCACTCTGCACACGTAAGACATGACCTTCATACACTCTACATCATGCTCCTTGTGTGCATCGCTTTGATTTGACCGATGCTTCAGAGTTTATGGTGTCAAGGAAGTAATTCATTCTGAAGTGTGACGTCtatatcagtgtttctcaaccctgaCTCTGAGGACCTGAGGCCTGTTACATGAAGCTGGTTTCAGTTCCTACACGGGTAATTTTGAGATTAGGTTGAGCATACTCTGGTTTTTCGGGTTCAAGAAGGTGGATTGGTTTTTAAGAGGTGTTTATCACCATAGTAACTTGCGCTACATGGCtaacctgctccagagcagATTTTATTCTGGGTTTGAGATCGCAAACCAAAACTAGACCAATCTGCTGTGAgtaaaataattatgtatatttgacaataaatattaaactgcatttaaatcaacacatatatacatataaatacaagCTTCAAAACAGAAAGCTTTTAAACTGATTAAGCTTACGTTTTCTTCTGAGCTCTTTGAAcctatataaattattatattttcattCAGATGCCTTCTCTGCAGCAGTGGTGTTTATTCTTGCATTATAAATGCGTTTAAGTAgatgtcaaatcgattaatctagATTTTtcacatctaacataagtttgtatacatatacatacacacatacaccaacttttgttagatgtgattaattggGACACACAATTTTTATATTGAGTGTTGTTAGCCCACTGATGCTTAGCTAAACCAGGTTGGATTTATATGGTTTAGTCAACTCTAAACCTACTCTTAAACCCattcccccagtttcacagatgAGGCTTAAGCTAGTTCttaa
This genomic stretch from Megalobrama amblycephala isolate DHTTF-2021 linkage group LG2, ASM1881202v1, whole genome shotgun sequence harbors:
- the zgc:114200 gene encoding gamma-secretase subunit Aph-1b-like encodes the protein MTLAVFFGCAFIAFGPAFALFVFTIAKDPLRVIILIAGAFFWLLSLLLSSLVWFIAVKASNGSQDPTLPRALLIFGVFFSVLLQEVFRFAYYRLLRKANEGLAAISDDDGLAISVRQMAYVAGLGFGIMSGAFSMINILSDSLGPGTVGIYGDSQYYFITAALMTLALTLLHTFWGVVFFEGCEKSRWWVIAAVVCLHLLVAGLSLLNPLYEGSLPPVYVITLLMAVWAFFSSGGSLNNLNALCTRRKAEGESS